The Candidatus Zymogenus saltonus genome includes a window with the following:
- a CDS encoding AMP-binding protein, giving the protein MAKNSAEEKRFWTKSYGRKIPDVDPKLFENNLLDLFKKSLTEKREKPAFVFMDVPVTFGELDLYSNRFANLLIKNGFKKGDVVGICLPNIPEFPIAWLGALKTGCVVSGVSPLLSINEMEHQIKDSEMKGFVTLDIIFAERVTKIAQKLPKLDLIVATNVGNFLPKIKRVLGKLLKKLPSGEVTPIEGKIVLNLPDVIKAGAYSDTAPNVKISPDDIALIMYTGGTTGVPKGALLSHRNNVAEILVANKYMEWEKEVGPVLSAFPMFHIAGMAFNEFSVYNGWTQLLLPDPRNTDFLCNILEKYRPHLIANVPSLYYLLLSNPKFRKLDHSDLAQCISAAAPFPVGSQKELESIIGKEKLIELYGMTETAAITVMNPIKGKKKLGTIGLPMINTDIKLVDPATGKEAKQGEPGELLIRCPQLMVGYFKNHEETKRAVDSEGYMHTGDVMVQDEDGYLTIVDRTKDMIIVSGFKVFSKKVEDIIATHPAVEIAATVGVPNPDRPGSEMVRAYLTLSPSIDPGTDKEALKKEILGYAKERLAPYEVPKEIEILSEMPLTSVGKLDKKVLRK; this is encoded by the coding sequence TCGGGGAGCTCGACCTGTACTCCAATCGGTTCGCCAATCTGCTCATCAAGAACGGGTTCAAGAAGGGGGACGTGGTGGGGATCTGCCTTCCCAACATTCCGGAGTTTCCGATCGCCTGGCTGGGGGCGTTGAAGACCGGGTGCGTCGTAAGCGGGGTGTCGCCCCTTCTTTCTATCAATGAGATGGAGCACCAGATCAAGGACTCCGAGATGAAGGGGTTTGTGACTCTCGATATTATATTCGCCGAGAGGGTTACGAAGATCGCCCAAAAGCTTCCCAAGCTCGATCTGATCGTGGCGACAAACGTGGGCAACTTTCTCCCCAAGATAAAGCGGGTGCTGGGAAAGCTCCTGAAGAAGCTCCCCTCGGGGGAAGTCACCCCCATCGAGGGGAAAATAGTCCTGAATTTACCCGATGTAATCAAGGCCGGGGCCTACTCGGACACGGCGCCGAATGTCAAAATATCCCCGGATGACATCGCCCTTATCATGTACACCGGCGGCACCACGGGAGTCCCCAAGGGGGCGCTTCTGAGTCACAGAAACAACGTGGCGGAGATCCTCGTGGCAAACAAGTACATGGAGTGGGAAAAGGAGGTGGGGCCCGTCCTCTCGGCGTTTCCGATGTTTCACATCGCGGGAATGGCATTCAACGAGTTCTCGGTCTATAACGGCTGGACCCAGCTCCTCCTCCCTGATCCCAGAAATACCGACTTCCTCTGCAATATACTCGAAAAGTACAGGCCGCACCTGATAGCCAACGTCCCGTCCCTTTACTACTTGCTTCTATCCAACCCCAAGTTCAGGAAGCTCGATCACTCGGACCTCGCACAGTGCATCTCGGCCGCCGCCCCCTTCCCGGTCGGTTCCCAGAAGGAGCTGGAGTCTATTATAGGGAAGGAAAAGCTCATCGAGCTGTACGGGATGACCGAGACCGCCGCCATCACGGTAATGAATCCGATCAAGGGCAAGAAGAAGCTGGGGACCATCGGGCTTCCGATGATAAATACCGACATTAAACTCGTCGACCCCGCAACGGGAAAGGAGGCAAAGCAGGGGGAGCCCGGGGAGCTCCTCATAAGGTGTCCCCAGCTTATGGTGGGTTATTTCAAAAATCACGAGGAGACGAAGCGGGCGGTCGATTCGGAGGGATACATGCACACCGGGGATGTTATGGTGCAGGACGAGGACGGGTATCTGACGATCGTCGACAGAACGAAGGACATGATAATCGTCAGCGGCTTCAAGGTCTTCTCCAAGAAGGTCGAGGACATCATCGCAACGCACCCCGCCGTGGAGATTGCGGCAACGGTCGGTGTCCCGAACCCGGACAGGCCGGGCTCCGAGATGGTCAGGGCCTATCTCACGCTCTCTCCGTCAATTGATCCGGGAACGGACAAGGAGGCCTTGAAAAAAGAGATATTGGGTTACGCCAAGGAGAGGCTTGCCCCCTACGAGGTGCCGAAGGAGATAGAGATACTTTCCGAGATGCCACTAACCAGCGTCGGGAAGCTGGACAAAAAGGTGTTGAGAAAATAG